The Arvicola amphibius chromosome 5, mArvAmp1.2, whole genome shotgun sequence genome contains the following window.
tcccagcacttgggaggaagtggcaggcagatctctgagttcaaggccaacctggtctatagagtgagtcccaggacagccaggactgttacacagagaaaccctgtctcaaacaaataaacaaattaataaaaatacaaatgaataaataacaatgCTCTTGGAACTGAGAAGGCAGAACAGTTAGGTCTGTTATAATCAaacacaggaagaagaagaagggctgTGTGTTGCAGAAACAGAACCAATCAGGTGACTGGCTTCCATGTTGGTAGCCTCTGCTAGTTTCTCAACATCCCAAGTGCAGGACCCAAAGGGGATGGGACAGGCTTGATTCCCTCTGGCTGTCTCTGGTCTAGGCAATGTCCAGGGTATCAGAGGCTACCACCTGCCACAGTCAGAGGTAGTTCCAggtttcttccccctccccaattCTCAAATCTCAGCTCTCTGTTCATGGCTGCTTAGAGagctctcccacccctccccatccctgttTCCTGTAGCCTGTATGATCTGGCACCATCCCTACGCAGGCTCTGGTTACAGCCAGACTCTCGGGTTGCTGGTGGCCCCTATGGGGCTAGTGTGGGCACAAGCTGCCTAGCACCCCAGGCCCGAAGAGCAGGGTCTGATTCTATCTAAGCTCATTCCTACCTCCAAGTGACAACATGAGCAAAGTGAGGAGGATGAGCCATTGGCACAGCTATTGCGGGGTCCAGCCTGCATCAAACAGTCACGTGAAAGGCTCTGGCTGGACAGGACAGTGGGAGGGATGGCTCTGTGACACAGCTACTGCTTGTTTTCCCCAACCACTGGAGCAACCTGTGCTCACAGGTCAAGGAGGAAAATGGTCAGCATGTTGTTCAGAGATAGGATACATGGGGCAGACAGCTACCCCTTGATCTCAGTTCTGGCTGCTATTCATGTCTTTCAGGACCCACACCCTCTTGAGAGGCCAGGGAGCCACCACAGCTGCAGTCCCAAGACAGGCCATGCTGCGTGTACCAGGTGAAGACTTAGCATGTACTGCCTGGGCATGACTGGTCACCGGGTCTTCCATACCTCAATCCCCAAGAATTCTAACCTCCCTGATCCTAAAACCCACTTCAGATACCCTAGCAGTGGGGCTGGAAGGAGAGTGGCTCTGGGTCAGCCATTCTACACGGGGTGTGCACCACTCTTGCCTGGCTCTAGGGATTTAGGCCAGACAGCCTCTTATTTTAGGTTAAGATGCATAAGAAGGGATGAGAGGCTAAGCCCAAGCAAGGACCTTCCAGACACCAGCACTTCCTTCCAGTTCTGGAACACAGTAAGCATGAAGGTGTGGAGCAAGGGGTGGGTGGAGATGGCTTGGGCTTTCTCCCACGGCTAGCCAGGGACAGTCCTAGACTCCTAGACCCCGAGCTCCCCTGCCAGAAAGTGCCTTTTCTTCTATCTGCCCCCTTCAGTAGCAACATGATGTCTTCCAACTTCCTTCAGTCCTTGGCCCCTGAATAACATTGATgcacactgcctctgcctcctgccctgtCCCTAGAAACATTCTCATCATGGGGGTTACAACAGGGCGATGGAGGCCAAGTCTTCTGTGTTTAAAGCCTAGGAACTCCCAACCCCAGCAGAGCCCGACATCCCCTGACCACACTGTGCCTGCTGGCGAAGGGCTGAATGCCTGTTCCGCTCCCATATAAAACAATACCTAATGCTAAGGAGGTGTGGAAGGtatctctcagtctctgtcttcctcccacTGCCAGGTATAGCACCTGTACCACAGATTCCTGGGAAGCACTTGCCGAGCTGCCCAGTTTAGGTATGGAGCAGAGGAACCCAATGTCTAACAATCACCAAGATGATTTAAATGGCAGCTCCGTGGATGAACGGGCTAAGGCTGGGTCAGGTCCTGGCTCTGCGACCAACTCACAGGGAGGGGACTTTCAGGGAGTGAACCAGAGATGGGCACTTGCAGTGACTGGCAAAGGCAATGCCATTAGAGATGAGAAGGGAGTCACAGTTTTCCTGATCTCATCTGAAGACTGGCTGCTAACGGGGAATCCGAgccatctcccctctcctcccaaggGCTACTGTGCAGACCACGCTAGGCACTATCTGGACAACAGGCCTGACTCTACTTACCATTACTGTGATTTCCTGtctggagggaagcagagggctGCAGGTTGCTGCTCAAGGACCCATAGCTACGGTAGCTGTAGTTGAGGCCACCATTGACGTACACAGGGTCCTGAGAGTAGGCAGAGGCTGGCAGTGAGTAGGTGGAGTGGGTGATGGCTGTGGAGTCCCGAGAGTGTTGCTTATCCAGGGCTATGGGTTCGTCCTGCAAAGGAGGGAGGACAGTGCTGGGAACCCAAGGCACAGCAAGCCTAGTCACTGTCCCTAACACATGGAAGGCAGAGCACAGTCCTGTGGTTCCTGGGACCCAGTGACATGACTTGACCTAGGGGATGCTGTTGGTTCTCTTTCCTTGGCATCTTACCTCAGGGATCTCGCCTGACTCCATCCTTTCTGCCCCCACAGTGCCATCACAGTGACTGTGTGACAGCTGCCCTCCCACCTCGCTGCGCACCCAACTGCAGGTGAGTGTGCAATGCCCAATGGCCTCTGCTCTGCCCCCTGGGTGAGACCCCGCGGAGCAGCCAGCACGAGCACGTACTTGTGAGGACTGGTAGATCTCCAGGCGCATCCTTTTAGCTGCTTTTCTCGTCTCACTCTCGCAGGCAGCTGCTAGGATGTTTTCTGCCATGGCTGAGGTCAGGTGGGGAGGAGTGGGTCTGGTCTGCAGGTAGAAGGGACACAGAGCTGGTGTTTGGGCTGGAATAGCCCTGGTCAGGGTCAGGGTATGGCAAAGCAGGTGTCTGGGCCTGTGTTCCTCATTTGTGAAATAGGCCTACTGAGAAGTTAGGGCAAAGGGTCTGGAGAACAATGATGGTGTCACAAGCCAGGGTGGCCAGGAGGAGACGCTCACCATCTCCATGCCATTCTTCTTCATGCGACGACAGGACTTGAGGTATGTGCGAATGCGCTTGCGGGCCCGCTCCTGGAACTCGGGGAACTGCCGGCTGCATGACTCAATGATGGCCTGGATCTTCTCCTTGGGCTGCTTGGAGATGGGCACCATGCGGTCCAGGTTCTCATCCACAAACAGCCGCACAAACATCTAGAGAGACACAGGCCATGGGAGGGGCTGGCCTTGCCTGAGACTCATCCCTGTCTCACCAGCCCTGACTGGTACTCACATTGAAGGCCTTGAGCCGCTCAGGGTCCATGCCCTCTGAGTCATTCATCTTGTCATTGTCCTCATGGTCATCAtgatcatcatcgtcatcatctgCTGTGGGGGCCCGGCCCACTGTCAGGTCCTCAGGACAGCCACTGACCTCAGTCTTGATGGAATCGTAGCTCCCAGAGCTGTAGGGGGGAGACTGAAAcagggcaagagacagagacaaatcaGAAGGCTGCCTACTTAGCCTCTCATGGTAAGCTTAGGGGACCAGGCTGGTGAGCTCATCCAGCTGCCACAGGAGTCTTAGATGCAAGCTCCTCAGCAAGCTAACCCTGCCTCCCACTATGAACCAAGAGGACCAGCTCTGCCCGCAGTGTCCCTGGGCTACTGCCAGGAGGCCTGACTGCAACAGCACACAAGAGCCTTGCCTCTTGGAGGCCATGGGTAAAGTGTGGTGGCAATGTCCATATCGGGACCTGCCAAGTTGAGGGAAGGAGACAAAAAGCCAGCCTCTTCAGTGTGCCAGGATCTGTTGGGGCTTCCAGGGCTCCTCCTGGATCCCCAAGGGACTGCAGCCTTGAGTTGACAAGGGAGCTGCCATCAGAGCAGCGAGTGTGCTGTCTATCGGGAGGAACAGATGGGCtgggaaatggggggggggagggcatgaAGCAGGGCGCAGTCCCCAGCTCGGAGGCTGGGCTGTTTTTGCCTATCTCCCAAGAGATTACTCTAAGTCCTGGGAAAGCAGGTATTCAAGAAGAGCGAGAAGGGCCTGCCTCGTACAGCCTGACCGTGAATGGGGAAGCACTCTGCCGCCCACCCACATTCTTTCAATCAGACAATAGGGAAAGGTGACACACGGGACTGGCACAAAGAggattcccttctgtgtgctaGGACCTATTTGGGCTTCTGGGTCGAAGCCTGCACTGACTGCCTGTTCCTCCTCAGACTATGGCTTCCGctttctcctgcttcccagcttTAGCTTGCCCCTTGTGCCCCAGCTCCACAATACTCCACAGAGCCCTGGTTCGAGGCTGCTGTCGTTTGCATCTGTGGCATGTCCTGACCAGCACTAGCGTGGTGGGTAAGTTGGGCTCAGGAGGACACTCAGTTGTAGCCAGGCACTGTGATGGTCGccacagcctggcctacaaggaCCTGTTGCTCAACTCAACGAAGACACACGTGGCCTGGTGCCTCTGGTCCTCAGCCCTTCTCACTATGACATACAAAGACTCACAGAGGCAGAACTCCAGCCCTCCAGAACAGAAGTGTAGAGTCAAAACACATGCAAGGCACAGGGCTGCATTCTGGTGCCACAGACATGTCAGATCGGCAAGTGATTCTTTAGCTGAACCTCTGCCAGGGCCAGAGCAAGTAAGAAAACTGTAGGAGCCCTCAGTGCCACCCTTGTGCCATATGGCCCTGGGAGCAGTGGCTAGCTCAAGGGCTCTGCCAAGCAAACCTTGCTTCCACCCTGAAACAACTGCTCTCTCTGGTCCCTGGACCTACTTCTCCCTTGATCCATCCCCACGGCTGTGCTACACATGTGGTACCAAAAACTTCATTCTGTTGCTGTAGATCGTGTCTTGGGGCTTGTGTCCCACCCCTCTGCAAGAGACAGGCAAGGACAGAAGAGTTGTTGGGAGTAGGCAGGTGGTGTTCAGGGAGGCAGATTTGAAGAGGTGCTCCAGGAAAGCTGGCACCTGCTGTCAGGAAACCTTAATGACCCAGGACAATGTGTGGAATTACGGGCCATGGTTGGGGACCCACTCTGCCCACCTCTATACCCACATCAGCCTAGTCAAGGGAGGAGTTCCGCAGCCCTCATTCTGACAGCTTGCCCCTTTTCTGCATCATCTGAAAAGTAGGGACAGCAGACTGAAGATCCAGGAACAATGGGGTCTGTGCTGCCTTTtcaaaaggggtgtgtgtgtgtgtgtgtgtgtgtgagagagagagagagagagagagagagagagagagagagagagagagagagagagagagagagagagcatacacACAGTGGGGAGGAGCATAcagccatggtgtgtgtgggtgtgggtgtgtgtgtgtgtgcgcgcgcgtgcacacgtgCGCAGTGGGGAGGAGCATAcagccatggtgtgtgtgcaagtcaaaggacaactggaGTGGGGTTCTCTCCCCCATCTTTATGCAGGCTCAgaggatcaaactcgggtcaccTTAACAACTGAACCTTCACTTCTATGCCATGTGTACCACTTACTGCTATTCTTTACAGCAGACTGTCCCAGGAAGGGAGTAAGCCTCTGGGACAACAGGGACAAACATCACCTGCCATCTCTCCACCAAGGCAGGAGCCATCACTTCTCAGAAGTGAAACCTATATGGGACACATCTGCCACTCTAGTGTGTCTCGAGGAAACCATGGCAAAATGGCCACAGCCACTACCCTGCGTTGATGTCACACATGGGCTGGCTCAGTTCCCGCTGCACTACAGTATGTATGACCTCACTCCAGCCTCCCAACAACCCAGAGGCGCACAGTCTGCTGCCCCACACACCTCAGGAGTGCTCTTTACCCCATACTTGACACGGCTCCGCAGCCCGTCAGTGCCGCAGCCATCTGAGGGGTAGGACGGTGTGCCCAGCGCTGTGCCTGGTGGGAGCTTATCACACAAGTTGATCGGCTGATCCTCAGCAGTGGCAGTGAAGTCCATGGGGGCTGCAGTACCGTTGCCATTCATCTCAGGGAAGGCAGGATCACCCTGTGTGCTGCTCGAAGTGGATGGGTTCAGGGTAGAAGAGCCATTGCCGCTGCCGCTCTCAGAGGAGGAGTCGTCTGGAATGAGAGCCCTGGCCATGAGGCCCTGTCCCTGCATCCACAGTCTGCAGAGGCCccgctgggtgtggtggcctcaGAGTACCTGTGCTGTTAGCCAGAACCTCTGCCATCTGCACTGAGCCTCAGGCTTCCCACCTGAGCTGAGGCAAGATCAGGAAGTGGGACCACTAGGAGCTAAGTGGTTGTGACCAGCATATGCAGAGCACAGAGGTTTCTCTTCACCTCCAAACCTACAGATGCCAGAGACAAGCTCAAGGGAGGCTCCACTTCAAGCAGCTCACCACAAGTCCTTACACACTTCCAGGGTTGCAGGACTGGCTTTTCTTGCTGCTCAGAACTGCCTCTTCTCCCACCTTCATGTCCCTTTACACAGGGGCCCTTgaatttctccttcctctacccaAGGAAGGAGAGACGGCCCAGCTCCCTATTTACGGGTGCCTTTCTGTACAGAGTCTAGCCAGATTTGCAGACTATGCACAGAACACCGCCCTGACTCTACCCTCTGTGCCTGGCCAAGTGGCCTCAGACAGCACAATGCCAACTGGCAAGTCTGGGGGTCTGCACCTCCTGTTTCCAGGGGGTCTTCCTGCTTTCTTGAGGTGGGAGACCCCTGCTGTGGAGAGTGCAGCATTGCAAGACCCAGAGGATGCTCCAAGGACATAGCCATTTTTAGATAAATTCCAGGTTTCTCTTCCCACAGGCCCCAACCTCCTGCTTCATTAGTTGGGGGCCACAGCAGCTACTCTAGACCTCCTGGGGTCACTGTCAGGTGAGCACCCATGTGGATGCCAATGGTGCTTAGGTACCCTGGAGACTCTGCAGCTAAACCCAGCAAGGGGAAGGGTGGAGTGGCAAAGGGAGCCCTCATCATATCCTGGGACCCTTTTCCCTAGGCCAGGGTTGCACtggaccccacccccaccgctaGCAGATTATGAAGATTTAGTCCCTAGTGTTGAGCACTGGGCATGAGTGCCGCCTGAGCGTCCCCATGGCGACTGAGAGGCTCTAGTGCAGCAGCCAATCACTAGCCTCTCAGCTGCCTGAGGGCGGGGCCGGTCTGCCCATCAAGCAGTCAGGGCCCTGAGTAGAGGGGGATGGGGAAAGTGTGGTGCAGTGGCACCCCCTCAGCTGCTGCAGGTCATCTGGGCCAGGCTACACTGCTGCATCCCCCTTTATCCTGTGAGCTTGATCCCAAGCCCctgaacctaagtcctctgccTTCGTAAATGGGCTGGGTTTTTCTCTGGACAGCATCTCTAGCAACTAGTCTAGAAGGATGCACTGAAAAACAGATGACCTGAGAACCTACTGTGGGCTGGCCCCACCCCAAATGTAGGAGCAGTGATGACCACTGCCAGGTGCTGGCATGCCTGAGGACCAGCTACATCTTAAGTTTATCGGTAACTGGTGGGTGTCACCTTCTCTGCAGCTGTCAAGCCCCACCTCTGCACCGCTGTCTGCTGTCCTTAGCGCCCTCTCAGAGCTCAGGCCTTCCCTTTGTCACTGTCCATGCTCCAACCTCGTGACCTTGCAGACTGCCCTGCCAGCTCCCACCCTAACTCTTGGGTCTCCAGGCCTGGGTTTTGTGTGTCCTGGTCCGTTCAGCTGGGCCCTTTTCAGTGGGCTTTCATGGCCTGActctgctctcctgcctcaggGTACCTGGGAAGGAGGTACTCGCCACAGTCCTAGGTGCCACCCATACAACCATGGTAGAACCTGGCACCGGAGAGGCTCAAGTAGCTGAGATCTGGGGAACAAAGCTGAATACCTGCCCTGGCGCCTTTGTCTATTCTTAGCCACTTCCAAGTTATTACTCCTACCCTACCTCAGGCCACTTGCTCTGGAGGGATGAGCTGTTCCTCATCAGGTACCATGCCAACAGTCACTGCattctccacaggcaccaggcttAAGGACAGCTGCATGGGCACAGAGGTAGACTCCCCTGTCTGCCTGCTTAGAGCAAGCAACCATGTATGTGGTTCTGGAGCTGCCCAGGACACACAGGGCAATCCTAGGGCTTCAACCTAGCGTCAAAATCAGCTGTGATGAGAAGCTACCAACACTGTCACCTGGGCTACAGGCCCAGACTCATGCTGCCTGACTTGCTAGGAAAAACAGGCACTAGCTCCAATGGGGGTACCCATCTTTCCGTTTTCAGAGGCCATCCCCATCTGGCAAGGAAAGTGGTTGGATAGATGTGGCCCACAAGACACCAGAGCCTGCGAACTGCTGTGGCCATGGACTGGAAACTCATACTCTTACATAAATATCCAGAGTGACCAGTATACCTTGAAAAGCCactagagttaataggccaagtgTGACCTAGCCAtgaaacagaagacagacagacgtGGGAGGGTAAATAGTGAGTCCACTTAACTGCACAGGAAACGGGCTAATGCTAAGTGAACTCACAGCGTCTATCTGGCATGATGAAAAGTTGGGGAAATAAGAGTGCTGATAGTATTTTCAGTATTGAAGTATACAGCCCACATGCCGCGCTGTCaccgccaccgccgccaccactaccaccaccaccaccaccaaaaccctccagacaaaaaacaaaaaaataaaaaaaaaataaaaaaaaacaagcttttgAGCAAGCCAATGGGCCCTTGCCCATGCTGCACCCTGGAGAAGCTATCAATCTGAGGGGGCAAACAATTACAAACGCCCACATTCTACAATCCCACAGCATATGGGTCCCACCTGGTGGGCTAGCTCTTTTTTCACACAGCCTGCTCCAGTGCCACCTGACAGGAGGCACATGTTTTCCAACTGGCTGGCGAGTGTTAGCATAATACAAAGGAGCTAAGGACAGGGTAGATGTCACCTATATGACCTAACAGAGGCCACCTCTCCTTGTACCTCAATTTCTCTTTCAAACAGCTTTTGCACCAGTAAAAACAGAATTTATGTCGTTATCAACTCTCCCTGGCATGGAGCAGGGACTCAAAAACTTATTTCACCCTAAACCTTCTTATGTCATTCTCACCTGCTTCCTACGTCCATGTCCCCAGGCGGCAACAGGGGGCCCAACAGTATAGCATCAGAGGTGGGCACAAGGAGAAAGCAAGGGTAAAAGCTACACTACCCTTCCTTCAGAGCTCCCTTGAGCATCACCTCCATGGGGAGCCTCTGAGCCTGCCTATTCCATCTCATCCTGACATAAGCTCTGACTTCTGCAGAATTCATCCCAAGGAAGGTGGCCCTACAGATACACTGTCCATCAGCCCCATCATTGTGGCCGCAGCCCCTTTTCCCTATTGAGCCACAGGGCCTCCTGCCATCCTTCCATTTGCAGTTAAACCTGCCACCCAACTGTGGCTTGTACTTCTGTTCCCTCTGCTGTTACACTGTCCCTGGCTCTCCAGAGCTTGTCCTTCACTTCCTGTTCCTTTGTTTCCAGGGCTTTGCTTAAAGGTTTCTGTGTCAGTaagccctctcctccctccccagcccacaCTGACACGCTAACCTCTTTACCTATTTTTCACTCAGCCGCCTCCTTGCCGcactatttattcatttattgtgtctGTAGCCTGTAGAGAGGTTGCCCCGGGCCTTGGCAGAGTCCTAGTGCTAGGCCTGGGTCACTTCTGCTTCCCTGTAAGCCACACCCCTTCTTCTGACAAGAACGGCTAGGTCTGCTAGGGTTCCTCGGGGTAAGCATGGACCAGTCAACATGACCCATCACAGCCACTGGTAAAAGTCATATGACCAAGTTGAACCCACCAAAGTCAGACCTGAGCTTTTCTACCTGTTAGGCAGTGCCCACCCTGGCGAAGTTCAGAGATAGGCTGACACAACCTTTCCAAAATCCGCCCATGCCTTAAACCAAAGGCAACCCTAAACTATTTAGTTATGAGAGTAACAACTTCCTTATTGTCAAAACTAGCTGGAGGCCACTTTGCCTGAGTAACTTAGGATAGGCAGgggccaggcctgggggctggactTTCTGCTTCCCACTTACCCTAACGCTGCTAATACTGACCCAGGGATGCCACAGCCTCACCTCCTAACCCATAGGGTTCAGGGACAAGGGGTAGAGACCCAGCAGCTGGGATCTGACCCATGGCAAATTCTTCCTCACTCTCGAAGAGGCACCCAACCCCATGCCTGGATGGCATATGGTGGGTTGGGCCAGTGCTGTCGGCTGGCCTCACTTCAGCCTGACCTTGGGCACAACCACCTCCTGGGCTCTTCTTATCTGCAATTCAGGGAGTTGCCGCTGACGCCCTCTTGGGCTCCAGTGTTTTATGACTCCATGAAATAACCAGCTGGCCCCACAGCACTGAAGGCCCTAGTGCCCTGGCCCTTTTGAGGCTGTGTCCTCTCCTGGGACCTACTCAGACCTGAAGctggaaatagaaacacaaagGGTTCAGGTGACCCTCTCGTCCCCACCTGGTCATCTTGCAGTTGTGCCAAGAGTCCCCTCTAGGACACGCACCTACCTGAATCCAGAACAACTCTGGCAGGGCACAGCTGCCCAACCTGTGACTGCGTGAACAGACTAGAGAGTTACCCTGGGAGAGCAGGAATGTATCCCTTCTGTCCATTTCCACAAAAATGGTAAAGGGTGACTCCCTAGGCTAGGAGGACCCAGAGCCCACCACCTGTGCCTGGAGAGCCTCAGGGCAGGGGAGGCCCGCCATGTCGTCTACTGTAACGGGGTGATGTGCTGCTATTCAAATGGGAGATCACTGATGAATGGGGGAAATTGTTCCTCCTTCTGTCCTGGCTCCAGAAGGAGACAAAAACTCCTTTTACCTCAGCAAACAATGCCCTTATGTGGGCGCCAGCGCCCTGCAGCCTGCACAGGCCCAGCTCTGTGCAAGCCGCCAATCACCACTCTGGGCTCTGGGGCCACAGCCAGCGGTACCCTTCCCCAGTGGGCAACCCACACCAGCCCCCAAGCCAGGCTAGAGAGGTGGCAAGGCCACAAGAACCTACAAGTTGGGCACATAGGCAAGCTGCCTGCTTTAGCAGAGGTGCAGGGCTGAAGGCAGCATGGGCCCCTTGGTGAGGCTCTGGTCAAAGCCGCAGCCAGGCAGGGGCAAGAAGGGGTATCAATAATTCAcacacaaaagctgggaaccaggaaggaggggggaaggtGAAGTGCTACAGTCAGcagctgcccccacccccagctgtaTATGCCAAGCAGGAGTCACTGAAGTTCTGGAAGGAAGCTCTGGGCTGCAGGCTGGCACGCTGACTCCTCTGAATTAGGGGCATACACCTTGCTAGGGCTCTCCACCTCATCCCTCACTCCCGCCTGCTTTGACAAAGGCCAGTGGCCTGGGTAGTGTTTACATAATGCATAGTTCCAAGGAGCATCAAGCTCCTGGCGCCCATCTGTGCTCTCTGAAGGCAGGCAGAGGGACTGGGGTCAAAGGGGGGCCAAGGGAATCCAACTGTCCTAGGTGATAAGCCACACTGGGCATGTGACCAGCCACATGAGGCCCATATTCTCCACTTGGTTTTCAGGCTCTGCCGCCACCCAGCTTCTCTCTTGGGCTCCCTGGCTCTCTCCCTGTGGTTAAGCAGTCTGATAAATCGAGGCTTAGGGGTCAGAAATACCATGCCCACCCCTCATGGGCTccactctttctcctttttaggACAGGCTCTCACAAATCCCAAGCTGTCCTTCAGTAGCtctacagctgaggatgaccttgaatctcccatcctcttgcctctacctcccaagtgattacagatgtgcaccaccaggcccagctgctGCAGCGCTGGGgaaggaacccagggctttaggaatgccaagcaagcacttcccaactgagctacatcactGACCCACTCAGGTTTCCTAACACACAGTCCATAATCCTGACACCCAGATCCATAGCATCTGCCTCCACAGTGCACTGACATTCTTACATCTCTGGCTCGTTCCTTAGGCACCAACGCCGAGGctcaccatattttttttttgttgttttttgtttttttttgttttttgtttttcgagacagggtttctctgtggctttggagcctgtcctggaactagctcttgtagaccaggctggtctcgaactcacagagatccgcctgcctctgtctcccgagtgctgggattaaaggcatgcgccaccaccgcccggctcaccatatttttttaaaacgtGAGACAGTTAAAACTGAAGCGATGGTCTGTTGGGGGTTGGTGGTAGCTTTTTTGTACAATGCTAGGGATGGAAAccagggcctcatgtatgctagCCAAACACATTAATTTTAACAATGTATTGTAAAGTCAACTGCAATGATACAATCCTGTAATCCCACTATTatatgaggctgaggcaggagaatcagctTTTACTACACATAGGAAGTTCGAGTCTAACCAGGATTACAGAACAGGACTCTGTTTCCAAAAAGGGAATCTGAGTTTCTTTTCCCTAATATAGCCAACATAACTCAATAGGTAATTGGtaacacatttctgttttcatgctaAGACCACCAAGCCAAGTGTGTCTTCCTGAGTGCCACACACCTCTGCACCAACCCTTTCTGAATGTTCAGCAGCTACTAGTGAAGGAAGTCTCACACAGCACACGTCTGCGGGCCCCAGGATCCAGGCCCCTGGAGAAGTTCCAAACTGCAGATAAGGTATTAGAGAGCAGGGGACCGAAGCACCGAAACCACGTGTGTTGTGAGAATGGACACCAAGTACGCACCAGACCTGAGTGTCAGGCTCTGTGCGTACAAATGCCCTATTACAGGACACTGCTCAGTGAAGGCTCAGAGGCTCCCAGGATGAGCAGCAGCGCCCAGATGGCTTCACAAAGAATGCctcagcccacccccaccctggattcccccaacacacactggTA
Protein-coding sequences here:
- the Nol4l gene encoding nucleolar protein 4-like isoform X2, with translation MNDSTWMSADPHLASSLSPSQEERMRSPQNLHSQEDDDSSSESGSGNGSSTLNPSTSSSTQGDPAFPEMNGNGTAAPMDFTATAEDQPINLCDKLPPGTALGTPSYPSDGCGTDGLRSRVKYGVKSTPESPPYSSGSYDSIKTEVSGCPEDLTVGRAPTADDDDDDHDDHEDNDKMNDSEGMDPERLKAFNMFVRLFVDENLDRMVPISKQPKEKIQAIIESCSRQFPEFQERARKRIRTYLKSCRRMKKNGMEMTRPTPPHLTSAMAENILAAACESETRKAAKRMRLEIYQSSQDEPIALDKQHSRDSTAITHSTYSLPASAYSQDPVYVNGGLNYSYRSYGSLSSNLQPSASLQTGNHSNGPTDLSMKGGASTPTPPTPTPSSNSTSRTMPTAQLSPTEISAVRQLIAGYRESAAFLLRSADELENLILQQN